The sequence below is a genomic window from Candidatus Binataceae bacterium.
GGCTTCGCCCTGCCGGCGCGAAGTTCCGTGCACAGTTCCTCCACCGTCGTGACTGGCCGTTCAAGTTCGGTGGCGCAAGTGAGGAACCACTTTCCGCTGGCAAAGTGTGCATCGCTGCCGCCCACCGCCGTCATTCCGAGCTTGAGGGCGGCATCTGAGGCGCGTTCATTCTCGGCCGGGGAATTCTGGCCGTTGAGCACCTCGATCGCCCCCAGCGCCGCGCCGTGGCGCGCGAGCAACGCATCGAGACGCACTCCGTAACCGGAATCCCGAAATGGATGGGCGGGAATCGCGATGCCGCCCTGGTGATGGATTACTTCGATCAGGTGGTCACTTTTGAGCATGCGGCTGGTCAGGTCGAAGCGGCGCATGACTTCGCCGTTGATTCCGAACAGAAGCAGGTGGCCCAAATCGGTGTCGGCTTCGATGCCCCTGAACACCCGGATTCCGTAGCGCTCCGACAATTCCGCGTAGGCGCGTTCGATCTCGGCTTCGGTTGGATAGCGGCGATGTTCGGTGAAACAAATTGCGCCGAGGCCGCTCTGATTGCGGGCCGCGAACTCCAGGTATTGCTCCGCCGAGACCTGGGAATCGGCCGACAATTTGGTGTGTACGTGAAGGTCAACGATCATGGCTCTGCAAAGGTGTCATGCACCTGGATGTGATCGACAATTGAAACAATTCCCGCGACCCGAAAGGCGAGCCAGCGGATGTTCGCGCGATCGAATTCCGACGCTACCGTACCCCACACGACGAGGGTGTCGCCATCGAGCCGGAAATTCACCTTCTGGTATCCGTCGGCGTCGAGTTCATGGCGCAGCGCCTCCAGCCGCTCGCTGGGCGGTACGCTGCTCTCCGGAGCTACATCGGGCGGCGGGGGCACTTCGGGCTCATGGACCATGGTGCGCGCGATGAGGCTGGTGAGAACGAACGCGACCGCAAACAGGCCGGCCAGAAGCAGATAGTATAGGGCCGGATTTTGCCTACCCGGGCGACGACGAACGCGTTCCGGTTGCGGGAAATCGCGATGGCCGGGAAAGTCGCCGAGCGTGACCGTCTCGGCGTCGTTACTCACCTGTTCCGGGCCCAGGACGATAGCCACCGGCGCGGCGCAGAACGAACAGAAGCGCGAGTCCGAGGGAATCAAGCGGCCACATCGAGGACACGAGATCTCCTCACGAGGAGTGACCAGCACGGTTGGGGCAGTCGACGACGGCGGCGCGGACGGATCAGTGTTTGGCGGCGCTCCTAGTCGCGCGTTGCGCCCGCCTTTGCGAGGCGCGGGTTTCGCTGCCGGCGACGCACGGTCGGCGGCGTCACCCGACTGCACTGAAAGCAACCGACCCTTGAATGCGACGGCATCGGGGATGCGCAAGACCACATTGTATTGCAACGATTGGTCGACCAGTTCTGCCAGTTCCTGGGTGACGGCCGGGCACAGCGACCCGAGCGGCGGAAAACTGAAGGGCGGCTCGACGGCGGGATCCCGGCCCGAGAGCG
It includes:
- a CDS encoding PHP domain-containing protein; protein product: MIVDLHVHTKLSADSQVSAEQYLEFAARNQSGLGAICFTEHRRYPTEAEIERAYAELSERYGIRVFRGIEADTDLGHLLLFGINGEVMRRFDLTSRMLKSDHLIEVIHHQGGIAIPAHPFRDSGYGVRLDALLARHGAALGAIEVLNGQNSPAENERASDAALKLGMTAVGGSDAHFASGKWFLTCATELERPVTTVEELCTELRAGRAKPYIFPGDGTQRPS
- a CDS encoding serine/threonine-protein kinase — protein: MIAADTIVGGRYRVVKPLGGGGMKMVYLAEDLRLAARPSALAEMVDSFTSPEMQKQAIAAFQREADMLAQLSNEHIPRVFDRFSEQNRHYLVMEFIDGITLEQKLHEAGGKLPEQEVVEIALQICDTLQYLHNLEPPVIYRDLKPSNVMLATYGQVKLIDFGIARLFQPQSNATMIGTQGYAPPEQYRGKAEFRSDLYALGATMHHALSGRDPAVEPPFSFPPLGSLCPAVTQELAELVDQSLQYNVVLRIPDAVAFKGRLLSVQSGDAADRASPAAKPAPRKGGRNARLGAPPNTDPSAPPSSTAPTVLVTPREEISCPRCGRLIPSDSRFCSFCAAPVAIVLGPEQVSNDAETVTLGDFPGHRDFPQPERVRRRPGRQNPALYYLLLAGLFAVAFVLTSLIARTMVHEPEVPPPPDVAPESSVPPSERLEALRHELDADGYQKVNFRLDGDTLVVWGTVASEFDRANIRWLAFRVAGIVSIVDHIQVHDTFAEP